agagttttggggttagttgctcaaaaaagtataaattgggttagatgatcccgtgacacaagtttagAGGGCGCGCTGACCCTTTGTTCTATAAATTATGTACGTTTGATTCTCTCTCATTCAATTATTTTAGTCACAGTAGTGATGCCCTAGCTTCATTTTATCACATGCTTCATATGAACCCACTGCCTTGTATAGGAAAATTTAATGAACTCCTCAATGCACTTGTTGGAATGAAACATTTTGAGGCTGTAGTTTCTTTGGCGAAACTGATCGAGTTTAATCGAATTCGATATGATAATTATACGTtcaatattttgattaattgctTCTGCAATTTGTATTGTGTCGATTACGGGTTCTCTATGTTAGGCAAAGTAATTAAACTTGGATATGAGCTTGATGTTATTATGTTTACTACTTTGATGACTAGTCTTTGTAGAGAAGGTAAGATTGCTCAAGCCGTTGAATTGTTGGATCGAATAGTAGATGAGGGTTATCAACCGAATGTTTATACGTATAGTGTAATTATCAATGGTCTTTGTAAATTTAGAAAAATGGCCGAGGCCACTAGTTTGTTCAAGAAAATGGCTGAAAACGGCTGTGAGCCTAATGTTGTAGCGTACACCACTATCATCGACAGCCTTTTGTAAAAATGGTTTTATTTCTGAGGCATTAGACTTGTTCTCGGAGATGAGGAGAAAGGGAATATTGCCTGATGCTTTCACTTACAACTCTTTAATTCATGGTATTTACAGTGCAGACCGATGGATGAAGCTTCGTCTTTACTTGATGAAATGCTGAATAGGGACATCGCCCTAGATATAGTTACATTCAATGTATTAGTAGGTGTACATTCTAAGAAAGGAATGGTTTCAGAGGCTCATAGTTTAGTTGAATTGATGATTGAGAGGGGAATAGATCCTAACGTCGTCACCTATAATTCATTGTTAAATGCATACTCTTTGCGGAACCAAATAAGTGAAGCTACAAATGTATTTGATATAATGGTAACTAAAGGTTGTATACCTGATGTTTATACTTATACTATATTGATAAAGTTGTATTGTAAGAGCAAAAGGATAGTTGAGGCAAAACAATTTTTTGACGAAATGCGTTATAAAGGTATACTGCCTAATGTTGTTACTTGTAGTTCTCTTCTACAAGGAATTTGTCAAGTTGAGGGTCCTCGGGCTGCCCGAGCTTTTTTCAAGAAGTTAGATGCTAGTAACTGTCCTCTAAATATTGTGAGTTACTCAATTTTGTTGGATGGCTTCTGCAGACATGGGCTTCTTGATGCGGCCATGAATGTGttttatgaaatgaaaaaaagtacGTCGAAGCCTGGTTGTTGTACCTATAATATCTTAAGTAATGGCATGTGCAAGGCCGGTAAGCTTAAAGGTGCAATGGAATTGTTTTCAGAACTTTCTATTGAAGGAATGCAGCCTAATGTGCGATCATATACTATACTAGTCAAGGGTCTTTGCAAAGGAGGTTTACTAGATGAGGCACACCAGGTCTTTAGAATGATGGAAAAAGAAGGACAGTTACCGGACAATTGCTCTTACAATGTAATTATTCGGGGATTTCTCCGGCACAAGAATCTGTCAAGGGCAACAGAACTTATTCATGAAATGTTTGATAAAGGTTTCTCTTTAGATTCCACCACAGCTGCGTTGATAGTAGATTTGGCTAGTTGATATATCTGAAGATCGTAAAGATAAACatgtattttctttttaatcattaaaattctGTTAATAAAAGATTTaactttcaacttttttgataaattgaatATGCAGGGTTGTTTCTTTTGTGGACGATTAATGTGCCGATTTTGATGGCAACTTGTCTTGATACTGGAGGACCAGTGAAACCTTCCCTTTATGTTTCAAAAAGTTCCAAACCACGGGAACAACTGCCATCGGGTACGATATCCGTTGGTGTTAAGGGTAATTTTTCTAAAAGGCCAGCAAGACTTATTGATAATGGTTCAATGTCATCTCGATATGAGTTATTTTAGAACAAACAAAGTCTGAACGTGATTACATGCTGCAAGGAATAACCAGCAAGGCAAAGTTGTTTGGTTGTTTAGTGGCAAAGATAATCCGAGGAAAACGAGGTAATActaaaacaaaaagaaagaacagctttttctctaattttattttgttgtccATTCTCATGCTGGAAAGCTTTATATTAAAGTTGCTAGAAtgtaattattttatgaaataatgTTAGAAACTGATATTTTTTGTGAGAATTAAATTTGTGCATTGTTTATTCCAAACAAGACCTTATCCTAATTCTTTGTTTTACTAGTATGCATTTAAGTATATAACTTAATTATGATGACCACATAtacagtggcggaaccaggatTTTTTTCCAGCCCGGGCTAAACAACatgtaattaataatatataaattcatttgtataagatttatattattaaataaaacaaatagtaATTATTATAATAGATTCCTACATTGGTTTTGATCACGGCGagataaatgtattttttacGTCTGCATAGCTTGAAAACGttgtataataaaatttataactatttatcaacaaaataaaatgataataattaaaaatacttgTTGTAgcctaactatttttttaatttttcgaacctaaaaatataattttaatataattattctataatattataaatatgtaaactaaatttattcatataaataaaattttaaaaagaaaatacttACTCAAATTTGGAGATTGTTTGATTTTGGAGGATAATttgaaattagaaaaattaagttGGAAATTTGTAAATTAGGTTAGAAATATtgaaaaatttgtaaattaggttagaaatattgaaaaataaatgtagatggaaaatttggaaattattagaaatactaaaaaataagtGTAGATGGCAAATTAATGAATCTAATAAAGGAGTTGAAAGAATTTATCAAGGAGATGATACAGAATTGAGAAATAAATTGATTGGTTGATGGTGTGTAGTGGGGTAGGGTTTTGATTTAATTAGGAAATTGAATTGAATTCCTTGCCTGGGTATAAAGCTGAAATAGGGAGAATAGCTGTTTATTTGTAACAGCAAGGTCGTCGTTTGGTCCCCTTTTTTTTCAGTTAAATGAAGACCAAAACGACATATGTCGTTTGTCCttctaaaagtgttaaaaaaaggACGGAACGACCTGTCGTTCGAGCCTTTCAAAAcctaaaaaaaaagaataccCTGCGCAGACATCTTCTTCTTCCTAAGTAGGCTGCTGCAATTTTTCAGCCATGGCTGAATATCTTCATCATCTCCGGCTTCAGGAAGCTCCGGTCTCGGTCCTTTCACTTTCCGACGGCAGCCCTGGCTCGAGCCTACCCGAGCCTAAGCATAGTTCCGCCCCTGCACATATAGTCTCCTATTGGCAGTCATATATGGATTACAAGTTTGTGACTGTAACTAATATGTGCACTGCAACTGTTTGAAATTGTGCGAACATTTATTGGCTTGGAGCCTTGGAGTGTGCCTAtgattgaaaaatattatgaaCACTGTTAAATGGTCATATGCCTTAAGTGTTGCAACGTGTTCTCAATTGTATTTATGTTTGTcattgataaaatatatatttgaaaatcaGCCATCGGTGGAAGATGCTCTAAATCAGCAGATTAAAAAAACAAGAATTTTATGATGGGGGCAGTGTGAAAAATCCACCTCGTGATGGCAGCGGCAGCGGTTGGGATGGCTCTGGAGGATCTGAAGATGGATGACTTGCACGAATTATGGATGAAACTCTTCAAGTAGTCTTAGCTACCATCGAAGCCATCTTTCTGgtaataatataatttctttgTTATAATGCTGGAAGAGAAAATTTCTGGGCAAAACATATATCTGCATCCCTGCATTATTACACATTTTTGAATCGAGTCCCTCCactattatttatcaaatattgaGTCCCACACTTTTTCATTTTGTAGACATTAGGTCCCTCTGTCATGAAAATAAAGTGTATACTCCACACGCCTTTAGTGCGACTTACATCAACTATTTTTGAATTGgtcatgtatttttattttatttaaggtACTTGgaatcattttttcttttttcggtCTGACTTGATACTCTTTAACACATTTGTGATAGAGTGACCTAAtgtcgacaaaattaaaaatgtaaagaCTCAATGTATATAAATTGTAGTGGAATGATCCAATCCAAAAAAGCGTGGTAGTACATGGACCGTACCGCTCTGGCCCTGGTCTATTGATGTAATATGTTTTGTGCGCACCTTTTAGTCATTTCTGTTTCGTTCTTTAAAAGAAACATCAATTGATACTTGTTATTTCTTTGTTAGTGCAGTTTTTGATAGATAATGCTAAAAACAGAACTTATGACACACATACAGAAAGAGGATAGACCTACCAAAGGAATTGCAATTGCAAAGAAGATTAAGACCGCCGGTGTAATAATATTACGGGTATTCAATTGCAAGAACATGAGTGCCGAGTTGCAGTTGAAGATGTTACGTAATTTTGTGAGATTAGAGCTCCTTTGCTTTATAGATGCATCTAAAGCTTAATTCGTTAAGTTGAAATTCCATCAATTTTGCACTTAAGTTGATGACTCTAAGAATAGTTTTCTGTGGAATTTTTTGCTTTACACTCTTCTCCGGTAAAAACTGAGCGTTCTGTTTACATAAGAAGGATATGCAATCTGTTTAGTCTGGTCTTGGGGTTTTGAAGCTATGTAAATGGTGTTCTGATGCTAGAACTATGCAGAAGTTTGCAAATCTGACTAGTTTACTTTGCTGTGAACTGGTATTTCAAATCATGCTAATTTTGAGTTAACAAATTACAGTCTTGTGATCAAGTcatatatgatatatttataatatatagtatatCATAACAAAGACTTTTCATATCGACAAATAAATGAATTCTACACTCGAATTGAAACAAACAATACTTAAAAGACTCAAATAGATAAATAGTAACTTACTAAATCAAAGTGATAGAAGTATATAACTAACGATGAACTTCAGCATTGTGAGGAAATGAGTTGGATTTGTCGTGAATATGATGTTCTTCATAAAATATACAACTTTTTATTGCATCATATAAagagaaaaaagtataattatattttataattatgagAAGGAAAAGATGAATTTAGAGATAAAGATTGTATTTTTGCAAAGGTAGAGATGGACCCCAACTGATCCGGATAAGAGAGGCAGGCACAGAGCCCATTAGCCCAACCAATCGAAATTCTGACatacattttaacttttaaggATGAaagttaatttttcaattattttatttaatcataaaaattcagatagtaaaaataaaaagtatttaaCAATATTATTTATTCAGCATATAGTGAAAAATTAATCTCACTAAACAtacaaatactaaaattaatacATTAATGTTCATATAATAATAagtaaaatatgaatattcacaAAATTTAGCAGCCATGATATAGTGAATACtataaatctaaattttaagacataaatttcaaaataataaattgtaaCCAGAACAATTAGATCAAAGAATAATAAActtcaaaattgaatttttagttttgattcggttattagacattttttttatttttaatttaaatggatAGGTAGATGATTAATTTTAGTTGTAGGATTGAAAGTTTCTAAAGTCTAAggtaaatttgaatatttttctcaaattaaAGGGTAagtgttgtaacattgataccgattgttgaatctttggtaccaattgtcatgaccggttcttgaccggattggtatgcgcagcggaatcgaaacctttggtaggtatttaattatggatttgatcaacaaa
This window of the Mercurialis annua linkage group LG5, ddMerAnnu1.2, whole genome shotgun sequence genome carries:
- the LOC126681534 gene encoding pentatricopeptide repeat-containing protein At1g63080, mitochondrial-like, with translation MDEASSLLDEMLNRDIALDIVTFNVLVGVHSKKGMVSEAHSLVELMIERGIDPNVVTYNSLLNAYSLRNQISEATNVFDIMVTKGCIPDVYTYTILIKLYCKSKRIVEAKQFFDEMRYKGILPNVVTCSSLLQGICQVEGPRAARAFFKKLDASNCPLNIVSYSILLDGFCRHGLLDAAMNVFYEMKKSTSKPGCCTYNILSNGMCKAGKLKGAMELFSELSIEGMQPNVRSYTILVKGLCKGGLLDEAHQVFRMMEKEGQLPDNCSYNVIIRGFLRHKNLSRATELIHEMFDKGLFLLWTINVPILMATCLDTGGPVKPSLYVSKSSKPREQLPSGTISVGVKGNFSKSKAKLFGCLVAKIIRGKRAIGGRCSKSAD